The DNA sequence GCTGAGCGAGAATTCAcgaaagcacaaaaatatCCGATCCCATCACATCCAGGTGTTTGGTTCCCTAAAGGACTGCCAGATATTAAGCATGGAAGGGATAGACGGTTTAGACAGGATATCATATTGCCAAAGAAGGCTCCCGAGGAAGAAAGTGGTGAGATGGAGAACGAAACAAGAGCAATTAAACTAAATTCAAGAATTACAGAAGCCGACAAGAAAAACGATCAAGCGTCTTTAGAGCGGAAGTTGGCACGGACATTATATCTTTTAGTGAAGCAGGATGGCCAGTGGAAATTTCCTACTTTCCCcattgaaaatgaagatgttCCACTAAATGAAGTTGCGGAAAATGGACTTAGACGAGTCGgaggaaataaaatcaatACATGGAACGTTTCTAGAACACCAGCGGGCATTCTAAAATACTCAAATGGGAAACTTCTTGACTGCGAGCAGAGTGAAAGTCCTTCGGTAAAGGATTCTTCAATTGTGAGAGATTATTTAATTAAATCGCATATTCTTGCGGGAAAGTTTGTCCCACAAGACAAACAGGGAGTCGAAGAATACAAATGGCTTGTTAAGGAAGAACTTGAGCCTTTACTTGGTAAAGCATACTTTTCACAGGTGGagtttttgctttctaAAGTGTGAAAAATCCTTGTTATGCATGAACTTGAGGTCTGGGCTCATATGTCCAATAATCGGAAGTCAACAGTCTAACTGTATTTATTTCTGACGTGCTTGTATATATTAAACGTCATGTAAAACAACCATACCATATTTAGGTGTTGGGGCTTCATTTTATGGAATGTCAATAATCATACCGTTGTAGcgtgaaaaatatatcgggttcaacaacaacaaaaaaatatgaatagGATAGAAcaagtaaaaagaaaataaaaaggaaaataaaaaagtgagGTTGACATTTTTAGCGCCGATCCCCTACCCCCACATATAACACAAAGCTGTAtgcatcattatcatttattGCCTTGAATGGGTCCATTCGGATTAAGCTTGAGGATTTAAATTCGTGGTTTGTGATATATAGAATCTAGAAAGTTTGCCCAggcttctttttgcattttattGTTGCGTCTTCATCCACAATTTTAACCATTATGCCTCATGGACATTCGACTAATGAAAGTCTTATAAGGCTTGTTGCAGTTGGTTTAAAGGAAGCATCTACGGATTCCCCATGTTTCCGGGCATCAATTAGATATGTGGACTCGGCTATTTCCGTTTTCACTCACAGTTTGAGGGAAATGGCGGACTTATTGCAGAGATACACCGAGATAAGCAATGAGATACAAAGTCTTGAAGAGGACTTCAACATCTTGTTCGATCCAATCACGAAAAGCGATTTTTCCAATGAGCTGGTGAACAAGGATATTGCCGTACATTGTATAGAAAGCACGGCAACCGGCACTAACGTGACTTTGAGGTTGGCAAGAAGTGTTCTGTATGTCGATCCGgaaattttcaacaagCTCCAACTTTTCCTTGAAACCGACATTCCACAGTATTTGTCACTTCGTGAGCAGTTCCAGACAATTCAGCAGAAATATGACACGCTTCGAGGTAACTATTTAGATCTTCCAAAGGCTAATGACCTGGTCAAAAGTAGAGAAGATGCGTTGCAATTGTATGAAATCAGGAAGCAGTACATTCACGTTTCATTGACTCTATGGACCACGATTAAGCGGTTAGAGATTCATCTGTCATCACTTTTGGTTGAGGTTTGTGGATCTTTATGGCCGTCTGCTCCCGGAATGTCGGGAGTTGCAAAAAATAGTGCATTTCCCGGATTATCTGCAGCGTACAACTCGATGGTTCGTCTTAAAGAATGCTTTTTAATTCAGGCGGCCAGCTTCAAGAAGCTTCTTTCAGATCTCTCGAAAGTCAAGGCAGCAACTGAAAAGGGTGTTACCGatttattttcaccatCAACAGAACTTTCTGACTATGATGCAGCCGCTTTAAACAGGAAAACTGCTTTTTACGACAAAGGCAGCAAGGAAGCGCAGCAGCTCGAAAAGCATGGCTGGGTATTTATGAAAGCCACTTTTCTCAACACACACAGACCCATATGGATCCAGAGATGGCTTTTTGTCAAAGGTGATGTGTTTGGATTCCTTAGTGTTAGTGCTAATGGCCAGTATGTAGAGCAATCTGACTGCTTTGGTGTTTCACTAGCGGATGTGGAGTATTTTCCCGATGAGGATAGAAAATTCTGCTTTGAGATCATGACCCAGCAGTTCAAATTAGTCCTCCAGGTGGAAACTCTGGCCGAATTGAAGAGCTGGCTTACAGTTTTCCGGACTGTTAAGGATAAGGCGCTTAAAACTTCGTCAAAATATGCTTCGGCTCGCTATGAATGCTTGATTGACAGATTTATGCTTACTCCTGTAGTTGAGGAGGACTATAATCTCGTCTCAACACATTCTAACAACCCACAGAGAGAAAAGTTCAACACTTTGATCAATTCTCACCTTTCACGTGTCTATCCTGGTTTGTCGATCAACCCACCAATTGTCACTCAGACAACCACGCTTTCAGTTCTTTctcatctttatctttcttcagGGGACATTCCGGGTGCTCCAACAGCCAACTTTTGGGGTTTTGTCAACTGGGGACTCTACTATGTGATTAATACTTCTGTCAAACCTATTTCTAACGATGTATCACAATTGTGCTCTCCAGAACCGGAATTTGTGCTCCGGTATCCGAAATCGTACCCAGATGCCCTAAAATTGGCAGATGCAGAGTTGAGAGCACTCTTTGAAGGTCATATAAAGCCAGATGAGTTGACTTTGATCCACTTCAAGTGCTCGTGGTCCCCAAATGTGTCACAGGAGCTTTTTTGCAATGTATACATCACAAGTGACGCTTTTTACATTTACACAAATAACTGCGGTTTGATATCGGTGTTACCAATCTCGTTTACAAACTTCCTACACTGCAAAGCGATCCGGAAAAGCCACTATGACCTCATCAGAATATATCTTGTCAGTGGGCTTTCGATTAAGATGAGAATGTTTATAGGATCGGCGGAGGAAATATGCAAGAAGATCAACTTTGTGTTAGTGCAAAGAAGATGTGCAGAAAACAAGGACAAGGATGTGATGGATATGAATTCAGAGCTTCTTAATGGAGTTAGGAAGATTGCCGAATCATACTCACAGGTCTCAAGATTATCTCTAGCAAGGATTGCAAAACATAAAACTGAAAATGGGACTACTGTCAACGGCATTTCCTTAAAAGATGCTGCAGATACAAGCGCAGATATCGGAATAAGTACGGTTGTTTCTCCCGGGCAGGATAGAGGTAAGAATGGTGAGAAAAGTTTAGGAGACGAGTATCGGCCCTCTAGTTCGAACTATGAGCTATTGTGGCAGAAAGATTTCCCGCTTCCGGCAAAAGCACtatttcatattcttcttgGAGACAAGTCGTCGAGTCTTGAGAGTTTGTTATCACTATCACATCCGGTCAAAAAGTATACCAGCATGCAATACACACCTTGGAGATGTGATTCCAGACAGGTACTAACCAGAATAGTTTGGGCTCCCAAAGGTGATCTGATGGGTACTTTGCAGCGGGTAGAAAAGATGGCGAACAATGATTACTATCTTTTTACTCAAACGAGTCCAAAGTTGCGAATTATGTTTGGAATCTTGAGAAGAATCCTGCTGCGGATCGAAATAACAGGTCACGGGTCTCATAACTGCACTGTGGCCGTTTACTACAATTTGGAAAGACGCAACAAGAAGGTTGGATACTTTGTGGGCCTTTTGTTGAGGCGGGTGTTGCTTTATCGTGTTGAGGAGTTCTGCAAAAGAGTTTCAAACTTTGCAGACTCGATCTCAGGTGACTCGCATAAAATTGCATCTTCTATAAGGAAGTTTGGTGTGATAACCAAGTACGATAGTGATAAAAAGTCAAAAGAGGAGATATTATTCAACAAGCAGGTCAAATACATCAGCTTCAAGTTGTTTTGTGCTTACTACTTGGAGCGTGTAAGTTTCAAGGCAAGGCAAGCTATTTGTGGTCTTGCCCATAtcattttctccttttttgcGTTTGTTTCCGGCATTCTTAAGGTGGAGCGTTTCTGGATAATGTTGCTTGGAATTTCCCTACTGTTTAACCTATTTCTAATCGGGAAGACTGGATTTTCATACTGGCAGGAGAGAGACATCCAGAAATACATGGAGTCTTTGACAAATGAGCCATCCTACATTCAGCGTGCCATTTCTCTTTCAGAGATGAACGAAATCATTGATGCACCAACAACGGAAATGTCATACAATGCGAATGAGTCGCTCTGCTTTTCACAGTTTGCGAAGATGGCAACAACAGCCCCAACATTCGAGATGGGCCACCAAAAAAGTGAAACTTTGCCTGTTTCTACAAATCTCTTCGAATTACGAGTCAGAAGAAACGATCTTTTGACTGAGATCAAGGCGCTAAATGACTTGGAGCAGAGCTATATACACAAGCAATGGAGAAACTGGGTGCTCAAGGAGACCACGTATTGTGAGCAAATCAAAAATAGCATTCCTACAAAGTACGATGAGCAAATTCGGGTTTACTGCGAGTCCGTTGACAAGGAAAGGACACATATGTCGCCGAACCTACTCTGATGGAAGTCCATGAAATGCCAATACTGGCGTTTATGCATTAGCGTGTAAATAGTGAGCGAAAGTGTTGAACTATAATGTTTATAGGCCGTTCCTGGCAAGATTATCTGCGATACTCAGGTAAAAGGCAAGCGGATTGAAGTCGACCTCTGCACCAACAGCCTGCTTTATTCGATTAACACCTCCCATCCAGTTTATCAAATCCTTGTGGTCTACACCTTCAATGTGACCCATGTACTTTCCCCATTTGCAGCTTCGAAGGCTCACCATTCCATCATTTGGTCCCTCTTTCTGGCCAATCACATACCACGGAATATAGTACATGTCGGAAGGATTGAGGTGTGCCGAACCACCAAAACTGAAGTACTGTACCTTGGGGTCGTTCAAAAGTTCCCGGTTCATTTTCCTAGAGTATTCTCGGGTCATTTGTCTTAATGAAGGGAAATAGTTGTCTATTGCTGCCTTTGGCGCATACTTCGTGGCAAAATCCGCGGCATACGTCCCTCTATGTGGAGTTGAGATGGTTGTGAGCGACATGATCTCgtagttctttttttcgagTTTTGAGATTAGATACCGGCAGTCCAAACCTCCCATTGAATGTGCAACAAGGTTGATCTTCACATTCTCGTTCGTGTGGTGCTTATTTTGCCATTTTGTCACTTTATCCGCAATAAATTCATTCAATGCACCTGCTCGCGTTTCAATTGCAGCAAAAGGTGGAACTTTGGCCACCAAAACACGGCATCCGTGTTCCTCTAATGTTTCTTTTATGCCATGCCAATACTCAAACAGTGCAACTCCaccttcattttcatcttccgAGTCATCTTTTGGCTTCAGTTTGTTCTCCCGATCAATTTCCTGCTTGCCCCGCTCCATTTCCTGGTATAACGCATCgtcttttttctgctttttttcggTTTCACTCTTGAATGGTGACATATCGATCGAAAACTTGACTGCCGGAATATAAATAAGCGTATCGAATCCGGAAAACCCGTGGCAAAGCACTATCGGGTACTTTGGTACTCTGTAGtctttcttcaccttcGAAAAGTTTAAAGACTGATCATCTGATTCCGGTTCCACGGTATCATCCTCACGGATGTTTGTTGTTGCATTTTCGACTTCATTTGTCCTGTATAAGCTTTCTGGAACTGCTCTATAGTTAAAGACAGCAACTCCCTGCACCAAACGTGTATCTGTCTTCACGAGTGCTGTAAGAGCTTGCACTGCATCTATACTGGCCTTAGATAGCACTTTAAAGTATGGATTGAGACTTGATGTGCTTTGGTTCAGATCTCGGTTACAGTAGTCGACTGTTCGGCATGATTGGAAGCTGGGAAGCCATTTATTTATAGTCTTGACATTGGGAATATTGAATTGTAGTCCGGCTATCATTTTTACCTTGCCTATTTATAAGCAATAGATTATTTTTTCGAATTCGCTTCCCAATTGATAAGTCTTTTTCGTTCAATGAACACAGTACATCAGGTAATAAATGTGTATGTAACGTAATGCAATTAGAGGTGTGtgtaatataaaaagacGCACGCTAAAGGTTGTAGTTTGCTTTACAATaaagtcgatcgacgcaaaTACTATTAGTAGGAGCCCATACAAAATATATGCGAGAAGCCGAAATTTTATGCGAGCCGGTACTTGCTACCTCCAAAATGCTATTCCGGTAGCGATCCTTGGCCAATCGCGttaaagcagaaagagtagaaagaaaaatacaaaatttgGAGCGCAGCATAAAAAATGAGGCGGTATTTCTAATGAACGGGAAATTTATTGCACTTGTGCGAGATTAGAAATAGCGCGCGGAGTgactttcatttttgctAGCGTCACCCTAAAATCAACAGCGGGAGAAAAAAGTCTTATTAATTGAAACTTTGCAGTATAATGCAAGGCccaataaacttttttttaccttcgTCTAATTGGCAACTTCCCCATTTCTTCGTGTTGGCagtataataatatcctcattatttaatatatttttttcatttctccTACTCACCCTACTGCAGGCAAGGCTTTTTCGCTGaggaaatataattttaaCTTTTTACACGTTTTGTATAATTCTTTCAAATACATCTTCTTCACACCGCAGTAAGAAACGATTTTGTTAACTTATTCCTGCCTCATCAATTAACAAAATGCTTTCTGCTAGAACTATCAGAGCAGTTGCAAGCAAAGCCTTGTCCTGCGGCCTTGTTAGAGCTCTTCCAAGAGCTGCTAGAGTTGTAAGTATGATGTTAAGACTTTATGACATGTGAGAAACTGATAATTGCGGCTTTAATATCAACGTCTCAGCTTAATCtggttttctttttgttttctgttTCCATGATTGAGTATtgatttcaatttttcccGTCGGATGCTTTGTGAGGTTAATTTgttgtttattttcaaagataGGGCACATTCGTTAAAGACTGATTCAAAAAAACAGTTGATGCAATTTCTCTCCTAATCTGACATCTTTTTGTCTGTTAATCACGGAATTCGTCTTACTAACATTAGCTTTTGTATTCTTACAGGCTACACCATTTGTCAGAAATTACGCCGCTAAGGCTACCCCAACTGAGGTCTCTTCTATCTTGGAGTCCAAGATCAGAGGTGTTTCTCAAGAGGCCAACTTGGATGAAACCGGTAAGGTTTTAGCTGTTGGGTAAGTATAAttcaaattcaattttCACTACTGTTTGAGCtatgtttttgttttgttttgttcGGTTTATCTATTTTCACTACAGGTGGCTGCAGAACTAGAggcatttttattttaacaTTCCGGCAGGTAATGTCGTAAGTGAGTGATGGGattttttgatattgcGTTTGACGAACAGTCAAATTGACTAGTCGACAATAATTTGCCATTGCCTGCATGTTTGTTGCCTTTTGATTTAGTCTTCATTCGCTTTGGgctttgttcttttctcaCCCGTGGGGAAAatcaaagctttttttttttcgagcAACCAGCAAATCTCGAAGGAGGAATTTTTAAATCTTGGTTCCTGTTTTCCTGATCCACAGAGGGAAATTTTTGGCTCCTTCGAGCTTACATGGTTCGCGAATTTTTATTGGTCAATTCGAGGAAATCTTTAACTtgtccattttttttctcgttGGTGTCCAAGAATTTTAATACGCATGCGCAAATCAGGCGGAAAATGACTTTTTTGCGTCGGCACTAATAGGCATTTGATTGTTCTTAGTGGTTAGTGCTCATGGAGGTCACACGGCTCAAATAAACAGAATTTTGCGTTATACACGAAGAAAATCTATACTAACATCATATAACATTTTAATCCAGTGACGGTATTGCTCATGTTTACGGTCTTAAGAACTGTCAGGCTGAGGAGTTGGTCGAGTTTGCATCGGGTGTTAAAGGTATGGCCTTGAACTTGGAGCCAGGTCAGGTTGGTATTGTGTTGTTTGGTGGTGACAGAGAAGTCAAGCAAGGTGAAATTGTCAAGAGAACAGGTAAGATTGTCGATGTTCCTGTTGGACCAGCCATGTTGGGAAGAGTTGTTGATGCTTTGGGAAACCCAATCGATGGTAAGGGACCAATCGAAGCTGTTGGACACAGAAGAGCCGAGCTTAAAGCACCAGGTATTTTGCCAAGACAACCAGTTCGTGAACCAGTGCAAACTGGTTTGAAATCTATTGATGCCCTTGTTCCTATCGGAAGAGGACAGAGAGAGTTGATTATTGGTGACAGACAAACCGGTAAGACTGCTGTTGCCTTGGACGCTATTTTGAACCAGAAGAGATGGAACAGCGGTaaggatgagaagaagaagttgtACTGTGTCTACGTTGCCATTGGTCAAAAGAGATCGACCGTCGCACAACTTGTCCAGACTTTGGAGCAACACGATGCCTTGAAATACTCCATTATCGTTGCCGCCACCGCTTCTGAGGCAGCTCCATTGCAATATTTGGCTCCATTCACAGCTTGTGCTATTGCTGAATGGTTCAGAGATAACGGAAAGCATGCCTTGATCGTCTACGATGACTTGTCCAAGCAGGCCGTTGCTTACAGACAGTTATCTTTGCTTTTGAGAAGACCTCCTGGAAGAGAAGCTTATCCTGGTGATGTCTTCTACTTGCACTCCAGATTGTTGGAGAGAGCCGCCAAGATGGGTGACAAGGAAGGCGCTGGTTCTTTGACTGCTTTGCCAATTATTGAGACTCAGGGTGGTGATGTTTCTGCTTATATTCCAACGAATGTCATTTCCATCACTGATGGTCAGATCTTCTTGGAGGCTGAATTGTTCTACAAGGGTATCAGACCAGCCATTAACGTCGGTTTGTCTGTTTCCCGTGTCGGTTCCGCCGCCCAGGTTAAGGCCATGAAGCAGGTTGCTGGTTCCTT is a window from the Brettanomyces bruxellensis chromosome 2, complete sequence genome containing:
- a CDS encoding uncharacterized protein (BUSCO:EOG09263FAK) is translated as MLQKAILETRRGLAAAVAGGVRLVPLENIRASLILSRTPIVTPDISEFDKKFYKYQEELERRLMWTFPKWFYFKKGTVAEREFTKAQKYPIPSHPGVWFPKGLPDIKHGRDRRFRQDIILPKKAPEEESGEMENETRAIKLNSRITEADKKNDQASLERKLARTLYLLVKQDGQWKFPTFPIENEDVPLNEVAENGLRRVGGNKINTWNVSRTPAGILKYSNGKLLDCEQSESPSVKDSSIVRDYLIKSHILAGKFVPQDKQGVEEYKWLVKEELEPLLGKAYFSQVEFLLSKV
- the ATP1 gene encoding Alpha subunit of the F1 sector of mitochondrial F1F0 ATP synthase, giving the protein MLSARTIRAVASKALSCGLVRALPRAARVATPFVRNYAAKATPTEVSSILESKIRGVSQEANLDETGKVLAVGDGIAHVYGLKNCQAEELVEFASGVKGMALNLEPGQVGIVLFGGDREVKQGEIVKRTGKIVDVPVGPAMLGRVVDALGNPIDGKGPIEAVGHRRAELKAPGILPRQPVREPVQTGLKSIDALVPIGRGQRELIIGDRQTGKTAVALDAILNQKRWNSGKDEKKKLYCVYVAIGQKRSTVAQLVQTLEQHDALKYSIIVAATASEAAPLQYLAPFTACAIAEWFRDNGKHALIVYDDLSKQAVAYRQLSLLLRRPPGREAYPGDVFYLHSRLLERAAKMGDKEGAGSLTALPIIETQGGDVSAYIPTNVISITDGQIFLEAELFYKGIRPAINVGLSVSRVGSAAQVKAMKQVAGSLKLFLAQYREVAAFAQFGSDLDASTKKTLVRGERLTQLLKQKQYHPYAVEEEVPVIYAGVNGFLDKFPAERVPEFEEKFLAYLKAEHSGILSNIRENGALKDADFANLKKATEDFVATF